One stretch of Rathayibacter festucae DSM 15932 DNA includes these proteins:
- a CDS encoding carbohydrate ABC transporter permease — protein MSVTPTPIQVPVDRSTERALARGESKIEAASGKVRKATTSRGATLAAAIIAAIWTIPTLGLFISSFRPANDIKTTGWWTIFANPGFTLDNYANALNSGDSLTLGKAFVNSLVITLPAALIPITIASLAAYAFAWIDFKGRNTLFVLVFSLQIVPIQMALVPLLQLFSDGLRIGNLYILPGLGVNGLDGSYAKVWIAHTIFALPLAIFMLHNFISEIPGEVIEAARVDGAGHGQIFFRIVLPLSVPAIASFGIFQFLWVWNDLLVATVFTSGQGLPITKALQDLSGSYGQSWELLTAGAFISIIVPLIVFFALQRFFVRGLLAGATKG, from the coding sequence ATGAGCGTCACGCCCACTCCGATCCAGGTTCCGGTCGACCGCAGCACCGAGCGCGCGCTCGCCCGCGGCGAGTCGAAGATCGAGGCGGCCAGCGGCAAGGTCCGCAAGGCGACGACCTCGCGCGGAGCGACCCTCGCGGCCGCGATCATCGCGGCGATCTGGACCATCCCGACCCTCGGGCTGTTCATCTCGTCGTTCCGCCCCGCGAACGACATCAAGACCACCGGCTGGTGGACGATCTTCGCCAACCCCGGCTTCACCCTCGACAACTACGCGAACGCGCTCAACTCCGGCGACAGCCTGACCCTGGGCAAGGCGTTCGTGAACTCGCTGGTCATCACGCTGCCCGCGGCGCTGATCCCGATCACGATCGCCAGCCTCGCGGCCTACGCCTTCGCGTGGATCGACTTCAAGGGCCGCAACACGCTCTTCGTGCTCGTGTTCTCGCTGCAGATCGTGCCGATCCAGATGGCCCTCGTGCCGCTGCTGCAGCTGTTCTCGGACGGCCTGCGCATCGGCAACCTCTACATCCTCCCCGGACTCGGGGTGAACGGGTTGGACGGCTCGTACGCGAAGGTGTGGATCGCGCACACGATCTTCGCGCTCCCGCTCGCGATCTTCATGCTGCACAACTTCATCTCGGAGATCCCCGGCGAGGTCATCGAGGCGGCACGCGTGGACGGAGCCGGCCACGGCCAGATCTTCTTCCGCATCGTGCTGCCGCTGTCGGTCCCGGCGATCGCCTCGTTCGGCATCTTCCAGTTCCTCTGGGTCTGGAACGACCTGCTGGTCGCGACGGTCTTCACCTCCGGGCAGGGGCTGCCGATCACGAAGGCGCTGCAGGACCTCTCGGGCTCGTACGGCCAGTCGTGGGAGCTCCTCACGGCCGGCGCGTTCATCTCGATCATCGTCCCGCTGATCGTGTTCTTCGCCCTCCAGCGCTTCTTCGTCCGCGGCCTCCTCGCCGGCGCGACCAAGGGCTGA